One stretch of Cervus canadensis isolate Bull #8, Minnesota chromosome 5, ASM1932006v1, whole genome shotgun sequence DNA includes these proteins:
- the LOC122442123 gene encoding olfactory receptor 1J1-like — protein MTMENQSSVSEFLLLGLPIWPEQQGMFFALFLGVYLITVVGNLLIILLIRLDSRLHNPMYFFLSHLALTDITFSSVTVPKMLMIMQTKHKSIPYAGCLSQTYFFILLADLDSFLITSMAYDRYVAICHPLHYTTIMSQSVCVMLVLGSWVIACACALWHTLLLAQLSFCAENIIPYFFCDLAALLKLSCSDTSLNQLVIFTAGLTAIMLPFVCILVSYGHIGATILWVPSAKGICKVLSTCGSHLSVVTLYYGAIIGVYFLPSSNSTNDSNIIASVMYTVVTPMLNPFIYSLRNKDMKRALRKLLSKRTYSSN, from the coding sequence ATGACCATGGAGAACCAGAGCAGTGTGTCCGAGTTCCTTCTCCTGGGGCTCCCCATCTGGCCAGAGCAGCAGGGCATGTTCTTCGCCTTGTTCCTGGGCGTGTACCTGATCACAGTGGTGGGGAACCTGCTCATCATTCTGCTCATCAGACTGGACTCTCGCCTCCACaaccccatgtacttcttcctcagtcACTTGGCCCTCACTGATATTACTTTCTCTTCTGTCACTGTCCCTAAAATGCTTATGATCATGCAGACTAAGCACAAATCCATCCCCTATGCAGGGTGCCTTTCACAGACATATTTTTTCATACTCCTTGCTGATCTGGACAGCTTCCTGATCACTTCGATGGCCTATGACAggtatgtggccatctgccaccctctGCATTATACCACCATCATGAGCCAGAGTGTCTGTGTCATGCTGGTGCTTGGATCCTGGGTCATTGCTTGTGCTTGTGCTCTTTGGCACACCCTTCTCCTAGCCCAGCTGTCATTCTGTGCTGAAAACATTATCCCCTACTTCTTCTGTGATCTTGCTGCCCTGCTCAAATTGTCTTGCTCAGACACTTCCCTCAACCAGTTGGTAATCTTCACTGCAGGGTTAACAGCCATTATGCTTCCATTTGTATGCATCCTGGTTTCTTATGGCCATATTGGGGCCACCATCCTCTGGGTACCCTCTGCCAAGGGCATCTGCAAAGTCTTGTCCACATGTGGCTCTCATCTCTCAGTAGTGACTCTCTACTATGGGGCAATTATTGGTGTATATTTTCTTCCATCATCCAACAGCACCAATGACAGTAACATAATTGCTTCAGTGATGTACACGGTGGTCACTCCCATGTTGAACCCCTTTATTTATAGcctgagaaataaagacatgaaaCGGGCCTTGAGAAAACTCTTGAGCAAGAGAACATATTCTTCCAACTGA